One window of the Mixophyes fleayi isolate aMixFle1 chromosome 6, aMixFle1.hap1, whole genome shotgun sequence genome contains the following:
- the LOC142094710 gene encoding keratin, type I cytoskeletal 12-like: MSYRQRYSPQSDYRGGGCGGASFRKNFREGFGGADGYGGDADRYDGDAGGYGGAGGYGDAGGYGGGGADGYGGGAGFGGGFGGGADGGAGFGGGDNICSSIEKQTMQNLNDRLASYLDKVRALEQANADLESKIKEWYEKQRPGGSSGEAGKDYSKYYTMIEDMKAKIITATTDNASTVLQIDNARLAADDFKMKYKNELALRQSVEADINGLRKVLDDLNLSKSDLESQFEGLTEEIAFLKKNHEDEVKGSQGTATGDVTVEMNATPGNDLTKTLNNMRAQYEEMAEKNRKDAENQFLKMSEGLKKEISTGAGQVQVTKSEMSDLKKSLQALEIELQSLLAMKKSLEETLAETEGRYCMQLAQCQTQIASIEEQLSQIKSDIECQTAEYEDLLDIKSRLEAEIERYRALLDGESGSGKSGSGSGTGAGSGKGTGQSGTGAGSASGSSSGTKRTRKVKKVVETIENGKVVHSEVVEELEQY, from the exons ATGTCTTATAGACAGAGATATTCTCCGCAGAGTGATTATCGTGGTGGTGGTTGTGGTGGTGCTAGCTTCAGAAAAAATTTCAGAGAAGGTTTTGGTGGTGCTGATGGTTATGGTGGTGATGCTGATAGGTATGATGGTGATGCTGGTGGTTATGGTGGTGCTGGTGGTTATGGTGATGCTGGTGGTtatggtggtggtggtgctgaTGGTTATGGTGGTGGTGCTGGCTTCGGAGGAGGCTTTGGTGGTGGTGCTGATGGAGGTGCTGGCTTTGGAGGAGGTGACAACATTTGCTCTAGCATTGAGAAACAAACAATGCAGAATCTTAATGACCGCTTGGCCTCTTACCTGGACAAAGTCCGCGCATTGGAACAGGCAAATGCTGACCTTGAAAGTAAGATTAAGGAATGGTATGAGAAGCAAAGGCCTGGTGGCAGCTCTGGAGAAGCAGGAAAAGACTACTCTAAATACTACACCATGATTGAAGATATGAAAGCTAAG ATAATTACAGCTACCACTGACAACGCAAGCACAGTCTTGCAGATTGACAATGCCAGGCTGGCTGCTGATGACTTCAAGATGAA GTATAAGAATGAGCTGGCTCTCCGCCAGAGCGTAGAGGCAGATATCAATGGCTTGCGTAAGGTCCTGGATGATCTGAATTTGTCAAAGTCTGACTTGGAATCCCAGTTTGAAGGTCTTACAGAGGAAATTGCTTTCCTCAAGAAGAACCATGAGGAT GAAGTTAAAGGATCCCAAGGAACAGCAACGGGTGACGTTACTGTAGAAATGAATGCCACGCCAGGTAATGATCTTACGAAGACACTAAACAATATGCGAGCACAGTATGAAGAAATGGCTGAGAAGAATCGTAAGGATGCTGAAAACCAGTTCTTGAAAATG AGTGAGGGATTGAAAAAAGAAATATCCACTGGTGCGGGGCAAGTCCAGGTCACCAAGAGTGAGATGTCCGATCTGAAGAAGTCACTTCAAGCTTTGGAGATTGAGCTTCAGTCACTGCTCGCCATG AAAAAATCTCTAGAAGAAACATTGGCAGAGACAGAAGGACGTTACTGCATGCAGCTTGCACAGTGCCAAACACAAATTGCTTCAATTGAGGAGCAACTGTCACAGATCAAATCAGACATAGAGTGCCAGACTGCAGAATATGAAGATCTGCTAGACATCAAGAGTAGGCTAGAGGCAGAGATCGAGAGATACCGCGCACTCCTAGATGGAGAAAG TGGTAGCGGAAAAAGTGGCTCGGGATCAGGAACAGGTGCAGGATCAGGAAAAGGCACGGGACAAAGCGGAACTGGAGCCGGGAGTGCTTCAGGATCCAGCTCAG GAACCAAAAGGACAAGAAAAGTGAAAAAGGTTGTTGAAACAATTGAGAATGGAAAAGTTGTGCATTCAGAAGTTGTTGAAGAATTAGAACAGTATTAA